A region of Streptomyces paludis DNA encodes the following proteins:
- a CDS encoding 2-oxo-4-hydroxy-4-carboxy-5-ureidoimidazoline decarboxylase yields MYRASQAGHPTCPPTTPATPATTPTGRPTGTPHGLRRLNAAPSAAAEAALLGCLGSRRWAQRLAAHRPYAELDVLLAASDEAGYDLSFADLAEALAAESPAGPPPGAPAAARTALRAAHAAYESRFGHAFVISLDGHRPEESLDHVLAAVRARLAHDPDHERSVAADELRRLARSRITRLIAGPPEQPGRRPARAGLPEPSPGCPDSPSVAV; encoded by the coding sequence CTGTACCGCGCATCCCAGGCCGGCCACCCGACCTGCCCTCCGACCACCCCGGCCACCCCGGCCACCACCCCGACCGGCCGCCCGACAGGCACTCCGCACGGCCTCCGCCGCCTCAACGCCGCCCCGTCCGCCGCCGCCGAGGCCGCGCTGCTCGGCTGCCTCGGCAGCCGCCGCTGGGCCCAGCGGCTCGCCGCGCACCGCCCGTACGCGGAGCTGGACGTGCTGCTCGCGGCCTCCGACGAGGCGGGTTACGACCTCTCCTTCGCCGATCTCGCCGAGGCGCTCGCCGCCGAGTCGCCCGCCGGACCGCCCCCCGGTGCCCCGGCCGCCGCCCGGACCGCGCTGCGCGCCGCGCACGCCGCGTACGAGAGCCGGTTCGGCCACGCCTTCGTGATCAGCCTCGACGGCCACCGGCCCGAGGAGTCCCTCGACCATGTCCTGGCCGCCGTACGCGCCCGGCTCGCCCATGACCCCGACCACGAGCGGTCCGTCGCCGCCGACGAGCTGCGCCGGCTCGCCCGGAGCCGGATCACCCGGCTGATCGCGGGCCCGCCGGAGCAGCCGGGCCGGCGCCCGGCCCGCGCGGGGCTGCCCGAGCCCTCTCCGGGGTGTCCGGATAGCCCATCAGTGGCCGTTTGA
- the sdhA gene encoding succinate dehydrogenase flavoprotein subunit, with product MKIHKYDTVIVGAGGAGMRAAIESTKRSRTAVLTKLYPTRSHTGAAQGGMAAALANVEEDNWEWHTFDTIKGGDYLVDQDAAEILAKEAIDAVLDLEKMGLPFNRTPDGTIDQRRFGGHSRNHGEAPVRRSCYAADRTGHMILQTLYQNCVKEGVEFFNEFYVLDQLLTEVDGVKVSAGVVAYELATGEIHVFQAKAVIYASGGTGKFFKVTSNAHTLTGDGQAACYRRGLPLEDMEFFQFHPTGIWRMGILLTEGARGEGGILRNKDGERFMEKYAPVMKDLASRDVVSRSIYTEIREGRGCGPEGDHVYLDLTHLPPEQLDAKLPDITEFARTYLGIEPYTDPIPIQPTAHYAMGGIPTNVQGEVLADNTTVVPGLYAAGEVACVSVHGANRLGTNSLLDINVFGRRSGIAAAEYAAKHDYVELPDNPAELVQAQVERLRESTGKERVAELRLELQECMDANVMVFRTEQTIKTAVAKIGELRERYLNVSVQDKGRRFNTDLLEAIELGNLLDLAEVMAVSALARKESRGGHYREDFPNRDDVNFMRHTMAYREVGDDGAESIRLDYKPVVQTRYQPMERKY from the coding sequence ATGAAGATCCATAAATACGACACCGTCATCGTCGGCGCCGGTGGCGCCGGTATGCGCGCGGCCATCGAGTCGACCAAGCGCAGCCGTACCGCCGTACTGACGAAGCTCTACCCCACCCGCTCCCACACGGGCGCGGCGCAGGGCGGCATGGCCGCCGCGCTCGCCAACGTGGAGGAGGACAACTGGGAGTGGCACACCTTCGACACGATCAAGGGCGGCGACTACCTGGTCGACCAGGACGCCGCCGAGATCCTGGCGAAGGAGGCCATCGACGCGGTCCTCGACCTGGAGAAGATGGGCCTGCCGTTCAACCGCACCCCGGACGGCACCATCGACCAGCGCCGCTTCGGCGGTCACTCCCGCAACCACGGTGAGGCCCCGGTCCGCCGGTCCTGCTACGCCGCGGACCGTACGGGACACATGATCCTCCAGACGCTGTACCAGAACTGCGTCAAGGAGGGTGTGGAGTTCTTCAACGAGTTCTACGTCCTGGACCAGCTGCTGACCGAGGTCGACGGCGTGAAGGTGTCCGCCGGCGTCGTCGCGTACGAGCTGGCCACCGGCGAGATCCATGTCTTCCAGGCGAAGGCCGTGATCTACGCGTCCGGCGGCACCGGCAAGTTCTTCAAGGTGACCTCGAACGCGCACACCCTGACCGGTGACGGACAGGCCGCCTGCTACCGGCGCGGGCTGCCCCTGGAGGACATGGAGTTCTTCCAGTTCCACCCGACGGGCATCTGGCGCATGGGCATCCTGCTGACGGAGGGCGCCCGCGGTGAGGGCGGCATCCTCCGCAACAAGGACGGCGAGCGCTTCATGGAGAAGTACGCGCCCGTCATGAAGGACCTCGCCTCCCGCGATGTCGTCTCGCGCTCCATCTACACGGAGATCCGCGAGGGCCGCGGCTGCGGTCCCGAGGGCGACCACGTCTACCTCGACCTCACGCACCTGCCGCCGGAGCAGCTGGACGCCAAGCTGCCCGACATCACCGAGTTCGCGCGGACATATCTGGGCATCGAGCCGTACACGGACCCGATCCCGATCCAGCCGACCGCGCACTACGCCATGGGCGGCATCCCCACCAACGTCCAGGGTGAGGTCCTCGCGGACAACACCACGGTCGTCCCGGGTCTGTACGCGGCCGGCGAGGTCGCCTGCGTCTCCGTGCACGGCGCCAACCGTCTCGGCACCAACTCGCTGCTGGACATCAACGTCTTCGGCCGCCGGTCCGGTATCGCCGCCGCCGAGTACGCCGCGAAGCACGACTACGTCGAGCTGCCCGACAACCCGGCCGAGCTGGTCCAGGCCCAGGTCGAGCGGCTGCGCGAGTCGACGGGCAAGGAGCGGGTCGCCGAGCTGCGCCTGGAGCTCCAGGAGTGCATGGACGCCAACGTGATGGTGTTCCGTACCGAGCAGACGATCAAAACCGCCGTGGCGAAGATCGGCGAGCTGCGCGAGCGCTATCTGAACGTCTCCGTCCAGGACAAGGGCCGCCGCTTCAACACGGACCTGCTGGAGGCCATCGAGCTGGGCAATCTGCTGGACCTGGCCGAGGTCATGGCCGTGTCCGCGCTCGCCCGCAAGGAGTCGCGCGGCGGTCACTACCGCGAGGACTTCCCGAACCGCGACGACGTCAACTTCATGCGCCACACCATGGCGTACCGCGAGGTGGGCGACGACGGCGCCGAGTCGATCCGGCTCGACTACAAGCCGGTCGTCCAGACCCGCTACCAGCCGATGGAGCGTAAGTACTGA
- a CDS encoding succinate dehydrogenase hydrophobic membrane anchor subunit, producing MSTETSSAIGAVESESLYDADFPAPVIEAPRKRTAKTPKSTRGNFEMAAWLFMRLSGVVLVVLVIGHLLIQLVLDGGVSKIGFAFVAGRWASPFWQVWDLLMLWLAMLHGGNGLRTIINDYAERANTRLWLKGLLYTATVFTILLGSLVIFTFDPNIR from the coding sequence ATGTCCACTGAGACCTCCTCCGCGATCGGCGCCGTCGAGAGCGAGAGCCTGTACGACGCCGATTTCCCGGCCCCGGTCATCGAAGCGCCGAGGAAACGTACCGCCAAAACGCCCAAATCGACCCGCGGCAACTTCGAGATGGCCGCGTGGCTCTTCATGCGCCTCTCGGGTGTCGTGCTGGTCGTGCTGGTCATCGGCCACCTGCTCATCCAGCTCGTCCTCGACGGCGGTGTGTCCAAGATCGGCTTCGCCTTCGTGGCGGGCCGCTGGGCCTCCCCGTTCTGGCAGGTCTGGGATCTGCTGATGCTGTGGCTGGCCATGCTGCACGGCGGCAACGGCCTGCGCACGATCATCAACGACTACGCGGAGCGCGCCAACACGCGCCTGTGGCTGAAGGGCCTGCTGTACACCGCCACGGTGTTCACCATCCTCCTCGGCTCGCTGGTGATCTTCACCTTCGACCCGAACATCCGCTAA
- the sdhC gene encoding succinate dehydrogenase, cytochrome b556 subunit, with amino-acid sequence MPAGTLYRGREGMWSWVAHRVTGVLIFFFLFVHVLDTALVRVSPEAYDDVVATYKTPLVALLEYGLVAAILFHALNGLRVIAVDFWSKGPRYQKQMLWSAVGIWVVLMIGALYPVLGHAVREVFGS; translated from the coding sequence GTGCCGGCTGGAACGCTGTACCGCGGCCGGGAAGGAATGTGGTCGTGGGTGGCTCATCGAGTCACCGGCGTGCTCATCTTCTTCTTCCTGTTCGTACATGTACTGGACACCGCTCTCGTGCGGGTCTCGCCCGAGGCGTACGACGATGTCGTCGCGACCTACAAGACACCGCTCGTCGCGCTGCTGGAGTACGGCCTCGTGGCCGCCATCCTCTTCCACGCGCTCAACGGCCTGCGTGTCATCGCCGTGGACTTCTGGTCCAAGGGCCCCCGCTACCAGAAGCAGATGCTCTGGTCCGCCGTGGGCATCTGGGTCGTCCTGATGATCGGCGCCCTCTACCCCGTGCTCGGCCACGCCGTACGCGAAGTCTTCGGGAGCTGA